In the Acidobacteriota bacterium genome, CGCTGGCCGCGAAGTCGTGCTGCCGCTGTTGGATCGTTACGCCGAATTGATGAAATGAGCAGCAAGTCGTTGCAAATCGTCCGGGAAAGTTTGCAGGCCTACGCCGACCGAGGCGTCTTTCGCGGGTTCAGCGAAGTCAAAGCCGGACGATTCACTTTCGTCTGGTTCTTTCATCATCCGATGGAATTGAACGTGGATACGGCGAAGCATGAATTGCGGTTCAAGCAGTTGCTGCCGGGCATTCCGGCGAAATCCGAGCTTTATTCGGAGTTGAAACGATTTTTGGCGCAGCGGCACGACCGCGAATTGCCGGAACATCGTTGCGTAGATCGTCGGCGGGCGGAAGTTGTTTGTTCCAATCGAGCGGGGGCGGTTTCGCTTTCGCTGAAGGTCAAAAACAATCAGTACGCTTACGGCGTCAATCGGATCGTCAATCTGGTGCACGAACTGTTTGTGCATTTGCGCAGCGAGCACCCGGAGTATCTGGTCGAAGTGTTCGACGCGCCTCAAGAATAATTTGGAGTGCTACGCCCTCGGCGTGGCCTTGGAAGTCCTGTCGGATTGAAGAACGACAAATAGGGCTGGAACCATCTATGCGACGTTTTCTTGCATTCGGTTTGATCGTATTGGCATCGGCTTTGTGGATTGTCGGAGCGACGGCGCAATCGCCGAAACGTAACGCCGAAGCACAAAGGCTGAAGAACCCCGAAACCTCTAACGCCGAATCCGTAGAAGCGGGAAAGACGCTGTATGCACGGTATTGCGCTTCCTGCCACGGCCCGCAGGCGAAAGGCGATGGCGGAATGGCGCTTTCGGGCGGAACGCCATCGGATTTGACGGACGATCAATGGGATTACGGTTCGACCGACGGTGAAATTTTCGTCGCCATTCGCGATGGAGTTTCCGCCGATATGCAGGCGTACAAGGAAAAGCTCAACGAAAAGCAGATTTGGCAAATCGTCAATTTTCTTCGCAGCATTGGCCCGAAATCGAAAGAGGAGAAATAAGTTGTAGCGCGGAAATCAACCTTCAGGAGGTCAGTTATGAAACGCATGTTTGGATTGAGTTTGCTTGGCGCGGTGGCTGCGCTGAGCGTGTTTATGTGGCCGGGACAGCCCGCGACGACGGCTGCGGTGGCAACGTTCAACAAAGACATTGCACCAATCATCCAGAAAAATTGCCAGACGTGTCATCGTCCTGGCGAAGTCGCGCCGATGTCGTTTCTGACTTACAAGGAAGTCCGTCCCTGGGCACGGTCCATCCGCGAAGTTGTCGTTTCGCGCCAAATGCCTCCGTGGTTTGCCGATCCAAACCACGGCGAGTTTTCAAACGACGTGCGGCTGTCGCAGAAAGAAATTGACATCATCACGGCCTGGGTCGAAGGCGGAGCGAAAGAAGGCGATCCAAAAGATTTGCCGCCCAATCCGAAATTCCACGAAGGCTGGCAAATCGGCAAACCGGATGTTGTGTTGCCGATGACCGCGGAGTTCAACGTTCCTGCCGAAGGCACGATTCCATACAAATACTTCGCCGTACCAACCAACTTCACCGAAGACAAATATGTGCAATTTGCCGAAATCCGCCAGGGTGACCGCGCCCACGTGCATCACATCATTGTCAGCGTGCGATATCCCGAACACGGCAATTTGCCGGAACCGGGCGAAATCAACCCGAGCGCGCTTGGTTCCATTCGCCGCAATTCGGCGGAGCGTCCGGCGGATTCCGATGGCCGGTTGGTCGGTTGGGCGCCCGGCGAAGCGCCGTTGGCGCTACGCGACGGCCAGGCCAAGCTGGTCAAAAAAGGCTCGGTGCTGGTTTTCCAGGTGCATTACACGACCAATGGCGAAGTTGGCAAAGATCGGTCGAGCGTCGGGTTGATCTTTTCAAAAGCGCCGGTTGAAAAACGAGTCATCACCGCCGGAGCGTCTCAACCCGGTTTCGTCATTCCGGCGGGCGCACCGAATCACGAAGTCACTTCCGAGTTCGCCTTCAAAGAAGACAGCCACATTGACAGCCTTCACCCGCACATGCACATGCGCGGCAAAGACTTCAAATACACGTTAGTGATGCCCGATGGATCGTCAACCGTTCTGTTGTCCGTTCCGCGCTGGGATTTCGGCTGGCAGATGACGTATGTGTTCAAACAGGAAGTCTTTGCGCCCAAAGGCAGCAAGCTGGTTTGCGTTGCGCATTACGACAACTCGGCCAACAACAAATTCAATCCTGATCCGACCAAAGATGTTCGCTGGGGAGATCAAACCTGGGAAGAGATGATGATCGGGTATGTGGATTACACGCTGGATAAGCAGGATTTGCGAAAACAGCAATCGCAGGCTGTTTCTCCCAGTTCATCGCGGTAAATCATAAGAAGCGAGGGTAGCGCAACCAGCCATGGTTGCGGTGCTTCCTAATCTCGAGTTTGCAGAAGCCACGCAACCATGGCTGGTTGCGCTACGGTTTCATAGGAGGAACACATGAAAAGATTGATTGCAATCACGTTCGCACTCTTCGCAATCACCGCGATGGCGATCAATGTCGGCAACAGTTCCGCGATGACTGCTGCTCCGACTTTTACCAAAGACGTAGCGCCGATCATTTTCAACAAATGCGCCAATTGCCATCGCCCGGGCGAAGTCGCGCCGATGTCGCTGACTTCCTACGCCGAAGTGCGTCCGTGGAGCAAAGCCATCCGCGAAGAAGTCGCTGGGCGCGCGATGCCGCCGTGGTTTGCCGACCCGCAAACTTCAACGCTGCATTTCAGCAACGATCGGCGATTGAGCGAACAGGAAATTAAAACCATTCTTGATTGGGTGGACGCCGGAGCGCCCAAAGGCAACGACAAGGATTTACCCCAAATGCCGAAATACGCCGCCGGGTGGACATTTGGCGAACCGGATTTGGTGATTGAAATGCCGATTGATTTTGAAGTTCCCGCTGAAGGTGAACTACCAATGCAGAACTTTTACGTCCCGGTTCCGTTTAGCGAAGAGCGATGGGTTGAAAAAGTCGAACTTCGTCCGGGGAATCCGGCAGTCGTGCATCATTCGATTGCCAATGTGGTGAACCTTCCCGCCGGGACGAAGATCGTTAATGGCAAAGCAGTTAGCGGTAACGCTTCGGATTCGGCGCTCAACAGTCAATCGGCAAGGGAAACCGGTGGATTGAGCGAAGGGGGCGCTCCCAGAGCTTCACGCGAAGTCGTTTTGAGCCAGGATTCCTTTGCGCGTTCCGGCGCGTTCAAACTGGTCGGGCAGGCGCCGGGCAAAGGCTTCGAACGGCATCATCCCGGCACGGCAAAACGCATTCTGCCGGGCATGTTCATTCAGTTCAACATGCACTACCAACCGAGCGGGCGACCTGAAAAAGATCGTTCCCGACTTGGTTTGTGGTTCGCCAAACAGCCGCCGAAATACGAAGTCCTGACCAAAGGCGTCACCGACAACGTATTCATCGAAGGCAAAGAACTGGCCGAAACTCGTATGGTCAACGGCAAAGAAATCAAAATCCGCGGTCGCATTCCCAACATTCCGCCGAACGTGGACAACTGGGAAATCAGCGCCGAAACGCCGATCAAAGAAGACATCACGCTGTATGCCTTTGCCCCGCACATGCATTTGCGCGGCAAAGACATCAAATACACCTTGATCTGGCCGGATGGACGAAAGCAGGTACTGCTGGATGTGCCGAAGTTTGATTTCAACTGGCAGTTGCATTACGAACTGGCCGAGCCGTTAAAGATTCCTGCGGGCAGCCGCATTCACGCTGTTGCGCATTACGACAATTCGATCAGGAACCGTTACAACCCCGCGCCGAACAAAGAAGTGTTTTGGAGCGAGCAAAGTTGGGATGAAATGTTCATCCCATGGTTTGAATACACTGTGGACAGCAAACTGCTGACCAAGCCCGCTCAAAGCGCGAGCAAATAACATGAGTAGGGCAATCTGCCGAGATTGCCCTGTTTCCCCAATCAGGCAACCTCGGCAGGTTGCTTTACTTTTATCGAGGAGAAGGTAATGAACGCGATCAAAACAACTCTTGTCATTTCGATGTTGGCGGTTTTCGCCGTGGCTTCTCAGGCCCCTAAATCGCCGGAACCACCTTTGTCCGATACGCGGCTGACGATTCACACGCTGGTGCGCGAAGACATTTTCGCGGGCTTCCTGCAAAACGACGCAACGCGCATGGCCAGAGGTGAAAAGAACATCGAACTGTTGATGGACAAGCGCCCTGAATCAAAAGCGGAATTGCTGGCCTGGAAAGGCGGCGCGACGCTGTATCACGCCGTTCGCGCTTTGGAAGCAAAGCGGCAGGATGAATTCAAACAAAAATATCAACTCTCGCTCGACACGTTTGAACAGGCCCACAAGCTTCAACCGGGCAACCCCGGTATTGCCGCTGTCGAAGGCGGAAGCAACGCTTTGTTCGCCGATCAACTGCCGAAGGAATTGCAAGCCGCTGCCTGGGAGCGGGCTTACACTTCGTACAAACTTTTGTGGAAAATGCAGGGCGCGATGGCCGAAAAGCTCCCCGTACATTTGAAAGGCGAACTGCTGGGCGGATTGGCGCAAGCTGCCATCCGCACAGGCCGCACCGAAGAAGCCAATCAGTACCTGGACAAAATTCTGGCCGTGTTGCCCGGCTCGCCTTATGAACCGATTGCCAAACAGTGGAAAGCAAACCCGAAATCGGCGGCGGGTTCCAGTATCACTTGCATGACCTGCCACGATGACGGTCGCCTCGCGTCTCGTCTGACGGCGCTCAACGGCAAATAATTGCCGAATAACATAACTACGAATGATCACAAATCCGCGCGAATAAAAGACCGGCACCCACAAAAATCACAGAAGGCACAAAACTGATGGCGATGATTTTGTGTCTTTTGTGTTATTTGTGATGATGAACCTCTTCAGTCCATTGAAGGAAGCTGTGGCTCATTCGTGTCATTCGTGTTTATTCGTAGTTGAACCTTTTCCCACTCAAGTTACCGCAATGACACGAATCCTGATTCTCGCGCTGCTGATCTTCCAACCGCTGTTCCAGCAAGCCGGCCAAAAACCTTCGCGTCCGACGGAACCGACCGATCCGATGCCGCCGCCGAACATGGATTACTTCGTCGGTTCCTGGGAATTTGACTGGAACGTCCCCGAATCACCGCTCGGCCCGGCTGGCAAATTCAAAGGCAAAGAGACGTACAAGAAGATCAACGCGACGACGTATGAAAGCGTGATCGAAGGCGAAGGCCCGACAGGCGCGCTCAAAGGCAAAGCGACAACCGTTTACAACGAAAAAGACAAACAAGTCACGCGCACTGAAACCGGATTGTTTGGCAACGTGACAATCAAAAAGACGGGCCCGATTGGCGGCGACCTCGGCGGGTATTACACGATCTTCTGGGAAACCGAACCGATCAAAAAAGCAGGCAAAACCATCAAGCTGAAAGGCAAAACGCAGATGTTATCGCCTGCGCATTACCGGTTGCAGGTGCAAATTTCGGTGGATGGCGGACTGTACACCAACTTCGGCAATCCATGGTTTCGCAAAGCGGAAGGTCAATGACGGTGCGGAACAGGGAGCGGTAGCGACCTGGTCGCCTTACTGACCTGATACCTTCCGAATTAACTGATGCGCTTTCCAAACCAACGCTGCGCTTCAACATATCACCCCGTCGCTACCGCTCCGGGTTCCGTACCGATTCCTCAATTGAGCAAGCCGCATGAAAACACGCCACAAAACTCTCATCGGAATTCTGACCCTTGCAATTTTCATTTTTGCCCTCCTTTTCACTTCCAAGCCTGAGTCTTCCATCGCAGCACAAACTCAAACCGGCGCGACTTCCGCCGAAGGCGCGGCTTTGTATAAACAGCGTTGCGCCGTCTGCCACGACGAACCGCAAGAGCGTGTGCCGCCGCTGTTTCTGATTCGTCGCCGCTCCGCCGAAGACGTGATTCAAACGCTGACCAGCGGCGTGATGAAACAGCAAGCAAAAGGCTTGACTGAAGACCAGATTCGCCAGCTTGCCATTTACCTGACCGGCAAACAGCCGGGCGCGCCAATCAACAATCTGGACGCAAACAAATGCACAGGCGCTCCGCCGCCGATCAAACTCAGCGCTGGTGATTGGAATGGTTGGGGACGCGATCTGGACAACACGCGCTTTCAACCGAAACCCGGCATCAAACCCGAAGACATTCCGAAGCTGAAGGTGAAATGGGCGTTCGCGCATCCTGGGCCGATGGCGACCGGGCAGCCGACGGTGATCGGTGACCGGTTGTTTTTGACGACCGAAGCTGGCTACATCTTCAGTCTGAACGCGCAAACTGGTTGCACCTATTGGGTAGCGAACGCTGGTTCCGCCGTGCGAGCGGCAATGAGCGTCGCTGCATTGCCGGCGAAAGGAAAATTCGCGCTTTATCTGGGCGACGAACGCTCAACGGTTCAGGCGCTCGATGCCGACACCGGCAAGCTGATTTGGAAAACAAAAATCGAAGATCATTTTCTGGCGCGCATTACAGGATCGCCCGTTGTTTACGGCAATCGCATTTATGTTCCGCTTTCGTCCTTTGAAGAAACCGCCGGGCGAGACTCAAAGTACGAATGCTGCACCTTTCGCGGCAGCGTCGTTGCGCTCGACCGATTCACCGGCAAAGTCATCTGGAAAAGCTTCACCGTTCAGGATGCGCCCAAACCCTTCAAGAAAAACTCCGCAGGCACGCAGATGTACGGCCCGGCAGGCGGCGCAATCTGGTCGGCTCCAACCGTGGACGCCAAACGCGGCGTGCTGTATGTCGGGACAGGCAATTCTTACACCGATGTCGAAACCGCGCACACCGACGCGATCATGGCGTTTGATCTGGCGACGGGCAAAGTTCGCTGGACGAATCAGTTGATGCCCAAAGACAATTTTCTGGTCGGATGCCGCCAACCCGGCGCAGGCAATTGCCCGGATCAAGCCGGGCCGGATTATGACTTCGGCAGTTCGGTTATCTTGCGAACGCTGCCCAACGGCAAGCAGGTGATTTTGGCTGGGCAAAAATCCGGCGTGATGTACGCGCTCGACCCAAACAATCAGGGCAAAAAGATTTGGGAAGCGAAAGTCGGCGGCGGTGGCGCGCTCGGCGGCATTGAATGGGGCTTTGCGGCGGACAACGAAACCGTCTTCGTTCCCGTAGCTGATGTCAGCGGAGCCGCGCGCAAACCCGGCATCACAGCATTCAAGATTGCGACGGGCGAAAAGCTCTGGCACGTGCCTGCGTCTCCGCCAAAATGCGCTTGGGGAACTGTGCGTTGTTTGAACTCGCAATCGGCAGCGGCGACAGCGATTCCCGGCGCAATCTTTTCCGGCACCGCCGACGGCATCCTGCGCGCTTATTCAGCGAAGGATGGCGCAATCCTATGGAGCTACGACACCGCGCAAGCGATTCAAACAGTAAACGCTGGAGTGACTAAAGGCGGCACACTCGACGGTGGCGGCCCGGTTGTGGTGAATGGAGTTCTTTATACAAACTCCGGTTACGGACGCTTGATTGGCCAGCCGGGGAATTTGCTGCTGGCGTTTTCGGTGGACGGGAAGTAGCTGCGACTTACGCCAAAAAGCATGGAGTCCAAGCTTTAGCTTGCTTCACCGCATTGCTGAAGCAGCCTGAAGGCTGAACTCCATGCTCGTTTGCAGAATTTCGCGTAAGTCCTGATAGCAAGATTCGGTTGTTGTACCGTGTGACCGGCGTTATGCTGACAAGGGAGCAGGCGAGCAGCGGAAAAACGTTGATGGCTTATGAGCCGCTTCTTCGCCGCGGAGCGGCGGCTGAGTTTAGCTCGGCATTTTCAACGCTTGTCTTTACCCAAATCTTTTCACGGAATTGGTTTGTCTCAGCCCGCGAAGGCGGGCGGCGAGCATATAGCCTGGGGTGGAGCGCAACGGCGCGAAACCCCAGGAAAAACGCGAAATTAAGGCAACAGCCCGCGAGAGCGGGCGACAGTTGCGTTAAGCGACGAGACGTTATTTTTCACACNNNNNNNNNNNNNNNNNNNNNNNNNNNNNNNNNNNNNNNNNNNNNNNNNNNNNNNNNNNNNGGCTTTATGCTGCTCGCCCGCATCCGCGGGCTAAAGAATGAGACGTGCAATTTGAGCGAAAATTTGGGTAATGACAAGGTTTTCAACGCCGGGCTAAACAGCCCAACCCACCGCGTCGCGTCAGCGACGCCTGAATTCAACCGTCGCTAACGCGACGGGAACATCAATGCCACTGCTTTCTAAAGTCAGCCGCCGCTACGCGGCGAAGACTTCGAGTTGAAGTTCTCAAAGGCAGGTAAACCATGTCACAAATGACTTATGACCAATTGGCAAGAGCCGTCACCGAATTGCCGCTTTCCGAACAACGCCGCTTGCTGGCGCAAATTTCATCTCGCCTGGAAAAGAATGGCAACACCGAACCAAACCTGAGCGATGAGCAGGCGACGCCAGCAGAGGACGAACGGCGAGAAGCACTTCAAGCTTCGATTCGCCAAAGTCAGCTTTGACTTCAAGCCAATCGGGAAAATTATCGCGGAGAATGGGTTGTGCTGATGGGTGATGAACTCATCGGGCACAGCAAACAAGATGGTGTTGAATTGGCGCGGATGGTTCGGACGCAAGGGGTGAAGTCACCGTTCATTATCTTCATCCCGGAAGAAGACCTGCCTTGGGCGGGATTCTGACTGTGAACCATTGAATAATGGCAACACTTTAAGTGTAATGTTGTCATCGTCAATAGTTTTCACCGGTGAATCTTTTGTAGCGTTTTTCTTGGATTCATGCGCTTCATCCCTTAGAATTGGTTTGCACATCTAATTGGCCGTATTTAAATTGCTATGTAAAGGGGGGTTCTGCCATGAAGGGCTTACCTTTGTGTTATGGCTATTGGTTTCGTTTCTGGCGACTTTCGGAGCTCATACCTATGGTCAAGTTCTCGTGTGTGACGCCGAAGCGTTTAAAAACCGCGACGAGACTCAGATGAGCCGTGAGTATCGACTTGCCTACCTAAAGGCCATCAACCGTGAGAAATTTGAGCAACTAAAGTCGAATAGCGGCGGAGGCGGCGGATTCAGCATTGCGGGAATCAGCCTTAGTGGAAACGCGAGCTACGAAGAGTTCAATCAAAAGAGAGAACAAGAACTATCGCGTGAGGGCTTTCAGCAGAGCGAAGATGAGGCGATTCACTACGTTCGGAACTCGTTCGATGGTCCAGGGGCGCAGGCATACAACGTGTGCATTGCAGGACTGGTAGCACAGCAGCGCGGCCTCTTTATGTGGCTGCTAGATACTACCGATGATGGCGTGACAGTGAAGATTCACTGGCGGCCAACAAATCCAGTAACTACACGTATAAACGTCGCTAATGCCGTCCAACTTAGAGGAAGTAGTACCTCGCTCCGAAATTTTCCATCCGTGTGGCCTCCTGACCAGGAATACCAATTAATTTTGAGCCGCTCGAAAGACCAAGAACTTCGTTTTGTGGTGAACATTGCGGGAAGTTCCGCATCAGTATTCTTGCCTCGAAAGCCTAATTTGCCGCCCCGCTCACCGCGGCCACCTGAGCGTCGCTGCGATTCACAAGTGCTGGCCTCGCGCGGTGCTGCGGCATCACATGCACGATTGACAGACGGTATCGTTGGGCCAAACAGTCCGGGGCAGAACTCGGGCAATCCGGCAGGACAGTTTTGGATTGAATTGCCTCAGCCAGAATGGATTCACCACGTCGTATTTCATCCGTTCATGAATGGCACCGTTGGGCAGGGCACTATCGTTGGATATGACAGTAGAGGAAACCAG is a window encoding:
- a CDS encoding c-type cytochrome translates to MRRFLAFGLIVLASALWIVGATAQSPKRNAEAQRLKNPETSNAESVEAGKTLYARYCASCHGPQAKGDGGMALSGGTPSDLTDDQWDYGSTDGEIFVAIRDGVSADMQAYKEKLNEKQIWQIVNFLRSIGPKSKEEK
- a CDS encoding thiol-disulfide isomerase, producing MKRMFGLSLLGAVAALSVFMWPGQPATTAAVATFNKDIAPIIQKNCQTCHRPGEVAPMSFLTYKEVRPWARSIREVVVSRQMPPWFADPNHGEFSNDVRLSQKEIDIITAWVEGGAKEGDPKDLPPNPKFHEGWQIGKPDVVLPMTAEFNVPAEGTIPYKYFAVPTNFTEDKYVQFAEIRQGDRAHVHHIIVSVRYPEHGNLPEPGEINPSALGSIRRNSAERPADSDGRLVGWAPGEAPLALRDGQAKLVKKGSVLVFQVHYTTNGEVGKDRSSVGLIFSKAPVEKRVITAGASQPGFVIPAGAPNHEVTSEFAFKEDSHIDSLHPHMHMRGKDFKYTLVMPDGSSTVLLSVPRWDFGWQMTYVFKQEVFAPKGSKLVCVAHYDNSANNKFNPDPTKDVRWGDQTWEEMMIGYVDYTLDKQDLRKQQSQAVSPSSSR
- a CDS encoding thiol-disulfide isomerase → MKRLIAITFALFAITAMAINVGNSSAMTAAPTFTKDVAPIIFNKCANCHRPGEVAPMSLTSYAEVRPWSKAIREEVAGRAMPPWFADPQTSTLHFSNDRRLSEQEIKTILDWVDAGAPKGNDKDLPQMPKYAAGWTFGEPDLVIEMPIDFEVPAEGELPMQNFYVPVPFSEERWVEKVELRPGNPAVVHHSIANVVNLPAGTKIVNGKAVSGNASDSALNSQSARETGGLSEGGAPRASREVVLSQDSFARSGAFKLVGQAPGKGFERHHPGTAKRILPGMFIQFNMHYQPSGRPEKDRSRLGLWFAKQPPKYEVLTKGVTDNVFIEGKELAETRMVNGKEIKIRGRIPNIPPNVDNWEISAETPIKEDITLYAFAPHMHLRGKDIKYTLIWPDGRKQVLLDVPKFDFNWQLHYELAEPLKIPAGSRIHAVAHYDNSIRNRYNPAPNKEVFWSEQSWDEMFIPWFEYTVDSKLLTKPAQSASK
- a CDS encoding PQQ-binding-like beta-propeller repeat protein translates to MKTRHKTLIGILTLAIFIFALLFTSKPESSIAAQTQTGATSAEGAALYKQRCAVCHDEPQERVPPLFLIRRRSAEDVIQTLTSGVMKQQAKGLTEDQIRQLAIYLTGKQPGAPINNLDANKCTGAPPPIKLSAGDWNGWGRDLDNTRFQPKPGIKPEDIPKLKVKWAFAHPGPMATGQPTVIGDRLFLTTEAGYIFSLNAQTGCTYWVANAGSAVRAAMSVAALPAKGKFALYLGDERSTVQALDADTGKLIWKTKIEDHFLARITGSPVVYGNRIYVPLSSFEETAGRDSKYECCTFRGSVVALDRFTGKVIWKSFTVQDAPKPFKKNSAGTQMYGPAGGAIWSAPTVDAKRGVLYVGTGNSYTDVETAHTDAIMAFDLATGKVRWTNQLMPKDNFLVGCRQPGAGNCPDQAGPDYDFGSSVILRTLPNGKQVILAGQKSGVMYALDPNNQGKKIWEAKVGGGGALGGIEWGFAADNETVFVPVADVSGAARKPGITAFKIATGEKLWHVPASPPKCAWGTVRCLNSQSAAATAIPGAIFSGTADGILRAYSAKDGAILWSYDTAQAIQTVNAGVTKGGTLDGGGPVVVNGVLYTNSGYGRLIGQPGNLLLAFSVDGK